A single genomic interval of Zingiber officinale cultivar Zhangliang chromosome 4A, Zo_v1.1, whole genome shotgun sequence harbors:
- the LOC121973607 gene encoding zinc finger AN1 domain-containing stress-associated protein 15-like encodes MAGERCDLNKDEAKILKPSSSSSPPPLPSQPSLLAPQEFPAPERPERLQAPVAPISCPLKPEEERRSSPPIKRCLICRKRVGLTCFRCRCGDLFCNLHRYSDAHDCSFDYKAAGREQIAKNNPLIRAAKIIKI; translated from the coding sequence ATGGCAGGGGAAAGGTGTGATCTTAACAAGGACGAAGCGAAGATTCTCAAACCCTCGTCGTCCTCTTCGCCCCCTCCGTTGCCATCGCAGCCTTCTCTTTTGGCCCCTCAAGAATTTCCAGCTCCGGAGAGGCCCGAGAGGCTCCAAGCTCCTGTCGCTCCGATCTCCTGCCCGCTGAAGCCCGAGGAAGAGCGCCGGTCGTCCCCGCCCATCAAGCGCTGCCTGATCTGCAGGAAAAGGGTGGGTTTGACCTGCTTCCGCTGCCGCTGCGGCGATCTCTTCTGCAATCTCCACCGATACTCCGATGCTCATGACTGCTCTTTCGATTACAAGGCGGCTGGTAGAGAGCAGATCGCCAAGAACAACCCTCTCATAAGAGCTGCAAAGATCATTAAAATATGA
- the LOC121972715 gene encoding phospholipase A1 EG1, chloroplastic/mitochondrial-like: MATGASSSSAWAVSLHARSRRCRWRSRTAVAVAPEKPAAAAVRVRSPSSVAECGLASMWRKIQGADDWAGLVEPLNPVLRDEVVRYGELVTACYEAFDLDPTSPRFLKCKHGKARLLHESGLGSAGYEITRYIYATPPEIVGRGGGGGGGRWIGYVAVATDEAARRLGRRDVLVAFRGTVTKSEWAANLMSSLTPARLDPHDPRPEVKVESGFLGLYTNERGRFSHGSCREQLLKEVSRLVKQHETEEMSLTLAGHSMGSALALLLGYDLAELGINRRADSSVPITVYSYGGPRVGNWGFKERCEELRVKVLRVANVRDPVTKLPGLFLNESLRRWGAAAGCYAHVGVELALDFFEVKNPACVHDMAKYVALLKGQHSIFKEGAPADSGINWAGKAAVLLRKKMEELAWRPDTALLSQVGILVQSLGLI; the protein is encoded by the coding sequence ATGGCTACCggcgcttcttcttcttccgcttGGGCCGTGAGCTTACATGCGAGGAGTCGTCGGTGCAGATGGCGGAGCAGGACGGCGGTGGCAGTGGCGCCCGAGAAGCCGGCTGCTGCGGCGGTGAGGGTTCGGTCGCCGTCGTCGGTGGCGGAGTGCGGGTTGGCGAGTATGTGGAGGAAAATACAGGGGGCCGATGACTGGGCCGGTCTGGTTGAGCCGCTGAACCCGGTTCTGCGCGACGAGGTGGTGCGGTACGGGGAGCTGGTGACGGCGTGCTACGAGGCGTTCGATCTCGACCCGACCTCGCCGCGCTTCCTCAAGTGCAAGCACGGCAAGGCCCGGTTGCTGCACGAGTCCGGGCTCGGCTCGGCCGGATACGAGATAACCCGGTACATCTACGCGACGCCGCCGGAGATCGTGGGCCGCGGCGGGGGCGGAGGGGGAGGGCGGTGGATCGGGTACGTGGCGGTGGCGACGGACGAGGCGGCGCGCCGGCTGGGCCGCCGCGACGTGCTCGTGGCGTTCAGGGGAACGGTGACCAAGTCGGAGTGGGCGGCGAACTTGATGAGTTCGCTGACGCCGGCCCGGCTCGATCCGCACGACCCGCGGCCGGAGGTCAAGGTAGAGTCCGGCTTTCTCGGCCTCTACACAAACGAGCGCGGCCGGTTCAGCCACGGGAGCTGCCGCGAGCAGCTGCTGAAGGAGGTGTCGCGGCTGGTAAAGCAGCACGAAACAGAGGAGATGAGCCTCACATTGGCAGGGCACAGCATGGGCTCCGCCCTGGCGTTGCTTCTCGGCTACGACCTAGCGGAGCTGGGGATCAACAGGCGGGCGGATTCGTCGGTTCCGATCACGGTGTACTCCTACGGCGGGCCAAGGGTCGGGAATTGGGGGTTCAAGGAGCGGTGCGAGGAGCTGCGGGTGAAGGTGCTGCGGGTGGCCAACGTCAGGGACCCGGTGACGAAGCTCCCCGGACTGTTCCTGAACGAGAGCCTCCGGCGATGGGGCGCCGCCGCCGGGTGCTATGCCCACGTCGGGGTGGAGCTAGCGCTCGACTTCTTCGAAGTGAAGAACCCGGCGTGCGTGCATGACATGGCCAAGTACGTGGCGCTGTTGAAGGGCCAGCATAGCATTTTCAAGGAGGGGGCGCCCGCCGACAGCGGTATCAATTGGGCGGGGAAGGCGGCGGTGTtgctgaggaagaagatggaggagTTGGCGTGGCGGCCGGACACAGCGCTGCTAAGCCAAGTGGGTATTTTGGTCCAATCACTGGGACTCATCTGA